One Edaphobacter lichenicola DNA window includes the following coding sequences:
- a CDS encoding sigma 54-interacting transcriptional regulator: MKPRLLAISGSLTGTVRELSDSPISVGRLEENQLCLTDPAVSRSHCTIQPIDGQNNQGQNSQYELVDLDSRSGTFVNGMPVLRRSLDHGDTIRIGNASFLYLTHEDEAGPPRRRASDLSANASLETTRVAPPIEFGRMARDLTALFRISSVINSIRDSQLLQRELLQLIFEVVPADEGAVVLITDLEEEAFETCTWNRHTDSPSKISVPKELVHRAFWERAAIQIDADPSAGEQQNILCQPLVAVERTIGVLYLTSLPPAPPFGEDHLYFLDSASRIAAVTLENILALDSLRSENSKLKRQLNTATNLVGESRQIRQVSDFISRVAQSDSTVLIRGESGTGKEVIARSIHQSSPRSELPFIAINCAAIPETLLESELFGHEKGAYTGALGMRKGKLEAAEDGTLFLDEIGELAPPMQAKLLRVLQQREFERVGGTHSVAFKARVLAATNKNLELAIKSNEFRQDLYYRLNVVSISVPPLREHCEDIPLLALYFASKYAQKNKRPFKGISSEARSLLLGYSWPGNVRELENAIEHAIVLGLTEEILAEDLPTIILEQQSAKLAGGKYHDVLNESKKEMILNALRDSKGSYPEAARTLGIHPKYLHRLARNLNLKSESPQ, encoded by the coding sequence ATGAAACCGCGGCTCCTCGCCATCTCGGGCTCGCTGACCGGAACCGTTCGAGAGCTGAGCGATAGCCCAATCTCGGTTGGCCGACTCGAAGAAAACCAGCTATGCCTCACCGATCCAGCGGTCTCTCGAAGCCACTGCACCATCCAGCCTATCGACGGCCAGAACAACCAGGGCCAGAACAGCCAATATGAACTGGTCGACCTCGACAGCAGAAGCGGCACCTTCGTCAATGGAATGCCCGTCCTGCGCCGATCCCTCGACCACGGCGACACCATCCGCATCGGCAACGCCAGCTTCCTCTACCTCACCCACGAAGACGAAGCAGGCCCTCCCAGAAGGCGCGCAAGCGACCTCTCTGCCAACGCCTCTCTGGAGACAACGCGAGTCGCGCCCCCCATCGAGTTCGGGCGCATGGCCCGCGACCTCACCGCCCTCTTCAGGATCAGCAGCGTCATCAACTCCATCCGCGACTCTCAACTCCTGCAACGCGAGCTCCTGCAACTCATCTTCGAAGTCGTCCCCGCCGACGAAGGAGCGGTCGTTCTCATCACCGATCTCGAAGAGGAAGCATTCGAAACCTGCACCTGGAACCGCCATACCGACTCGCCGTCGAAGATATCCGTTCCAAAAGAACTCGTTCACCGCGCCTTCTGGGAGCGCGCAGCCATTCAGATCGACGCCGATCCAAGCGCCGGCGAGCAGCAGAACATCCTCTGCCAGCCGCTGGTCGCCGTAGAACGAACCATCGGCGTCCTCTATCTCACCTCTCTCCCTCCCGCTCCGCCCTTTGGCGAAGATCACCTCTACTTCCTCGACTCCGCCTCCCGAATCGCAGCCGTGACCCTCGAAAACATCCTCGCCCTCGATTCCCTGCGCTCAGAAAACTCAAAGCTTAAACGCCAGCTCAACACCGCCACCAACCTCGTTGGCGAAAGCCGCCAGATCCGTCAGGTCAGCGACTTCATCTCCCGCGTCGCGCAGAGCGACTCCACCGTACTCATTCGCGGCGAGAGCGGCACCGGCAAAGAGGTCATCGCACGCTCCATTCACCAGAGCAGCCCCAGAAGCGAACTCCCCTTCATCGCCATCAACTGCGCCGCCATCCCCGAGACTCTGCTCGAAAGCGAGCTCTTCGGCCACGAGAAGGGCGCCTACACCGGAGCCCTCGGCATGCGCAAGGGCAAGCTCGAAGCCGCCGAAGACGGAACCCTCTTCCTCGACGAGATCGGCGAACTCGCTCCGCCCATGCAGGCCAAGCTCCTCCGCGTCCTCCAGCAAAGAGAGTTCGAGCGAGTCGGCGGAACGCACTCCGTAGCCTTCAAAGCCCGCGTCCTCGCCGCCACCAACAAAAATCTCGAGCTGGCTATCAAGTCCAACGAGTTTCGCCAGGACCTCTACTACCGTCTCAACGTCGTCTCAATCTCCGTGCCCCCGCTGCGCGAACACTGCGAAGACATTCCTCTGCTGGCCCTCTACTTCGCGTCGAAGTACGCGCAAAAAAACAAGCGCCCCTTCAAAGGCATCTCCTCCGAAGCGCGCTCCCTGCTGCTCGGCTACAGCTGGCCAGGCAACGTCCGCGAACTCGAGAACGCCATCGAGCACGCCATCGTCCTCGGCCTCACCGAAGAGATCCTCGCCGAAGACCTTCCCACCATCATCCTCGAGCAGCAGTCCGCAAAGCTCGCAGGAGGGAAGTACCACGACGTCCTGAACGAATCGAAAAAAGAGATGATCCTCAACGCGCTTCGAGACTCCAAAGGAAGCTACCCCGAAGCCGCGCGCACCCTCGGCATTCACCCCAAGTACCTCCACCGCCTCGCGCGAAACCTGAATCTAAAATCCGAATCTCCGCAATGA
- a CDS encoding NupC/NupG family nucleoside CNT transporter, with the protein MSRFTGLLGLITFLGLAYAFSTNRRAIRWRTVAWGLGLQIFFAFLVIKWNTGQLILHNISSVITSLLGHSVDGSSLVFGRIGTPGDPLATLAFAVLPTIIFVSAFFAIMYHIGLMQRIIRIVAWIMQRTMGTSGAESTNVAASIFMGQTEAPLTIRPFLAGATRSELMVIMTSGMAHVSGGIMAAYISFGINAQDLLSAVIMTAPGTILVAKMLVPETEVPATAGTVHMPPSEEHKNENFVAAIARGTIDGGQLAFNVAIMLISFVALVGLANAIMLGISNFAWAHGNIPFPHSLNAVLGVVGAPIAWLIGIPWHDARTIGNLLGTRTMINEFVAFTQLGLIKSALAPRTFSIATFALCGFANVGSIGMQIGGIGALVPNRRNDLAQLGLRAMLAGTMANLMSASIVSMLIK; encoded by the coding sequence TTGTCTCGATTCACCGGTCTGCTCGGCCTCATCACCTTCCTCGGCCTCGCCTACGCCTTCTCCACCAACCGCCGAGCCATCCGCTGGCGCACCGTGGCCTGGGGACTCGGCCTGCAGATCTTCTTCGCCTTCCTCGTCATCAAGTGGAACACCGGCCAGCTCATCCTCCACAACATCTCCTCCGTCATCACCTCCCTCCTCGGCCACTCCGTCGACGGCTCCTCCCTCGTCTTCGGCCGCATCGGCACCCCAGGCGACCCGCTCGCCACCCTCGCCTTCGCCGTCCTGCCCACCATCATCTTCGTCAGCGCCTTCTTCGCCATCATGTACCACATTGGCCTCATGCAGCGCATCATCCGCATCGTCGCGTGGATCATGCAGCGAACGATGGGCACAAGCGGCGCGGAAAGTACAAACGTTGCCGCCAGCATCTTCATGGGCCAGACCGAAGCCCCGCTCACCATCCGCCCCTTCCTCGCCGGCGCCACCCGCAGCGAGCTCATGGTCATTATGACCTCCGGCATGGCCCACGTCTCCGGCGGCATCATGGCCGCCTACATCAGCTTCGGCATCAACGCCCAGGACCTCCTCTCCGCCGTCATCATGACCGCCCCCGGCACCATCCTCGTCGCCAAGATGCTCGTACCCGAAACCGAAGTCCCCGCCACCGCCGGCACCGTTCACATGCCCCCCAGCGAGGAGCACAAGAACGAAAACTTCGTCGCCGCCATCGCCCGCGGCACCATCGACGGCGGACAGCTAGCCTTCAACGTAGCCATCATGCTCATCAGCTTCGTCGCCCTCGTCGGCCTCGCCAACGCCATCATGCTCGGCATCTCGAACTTCGCCTGGGCCCACGGCAACATCCCCTTCCCCCACTCCCTCAACGCCGTCCTCGGCGTCGTCGGAGCGCCCATCGCCTGGCTCATCGGCATCCCCTGGCACGACGCCCGCACCATCGGCAACCTCCTCGGCACCCGCACCATGATCAACGAGTTCGTCGCCTTCACCCAGCTCGGCCTCATCAAGTCCGCCCTCGCCCCGCGCACCTTCTCCATCGCCACCTTCGCCCTCTGCGGCTTCGCCAACGTAGGCTCGATCGGCATGCAGATCGGCGGCATCGGAGCCCTCGTCCCCAACCGCCGCAACGATCTCGCCCAGCTTGGCCTCCGCGCCATGCTCGCCGGAACCATGGCCAACCTCATGTCCGCCAGCATCGTCTCCATGCTTATCAAATAA
- a CDS encoding PP2C family protein-serine/threonine phosphatase, translated as MAFRRSSKNTAEYKRLVQSEENKTTGLLNLVVVLAIAAVAYTDWIVVANISLGYLYVLPIALSALINPLPVTIALAILGSILQELFGPAGDSPHVRIVRFIVSLTGFLIVSSLVTLIAHQRERLAAEVRRQRDEYERDLTLAAQVQRRVLPRPPTVPGLELAAAMQTARLLGGDYYDFFTISDEIVDVVIADVSGKGAAASLLMPSLAVALHLRARELSGPAAILKDLDEVLKQITNPATFVTMFYARLNPSLRTLEYASGGHNPPLLLRTSKDESFLLEEAGPIMGILPDAQFSNTIIPLEPGDILALYTDGVTEQENEHEEEYSLDRLTKLILSKKSEPATALVADITEAVSTFAGTKEQTDDLTLVIAKLL; from the coding sequence ATGGCGTTCCGAAGGAGCAGCAAGAATACCGCCGAGTACAAGCGTCTGGTCCAATCCGAAGAGAACAAAACAACCGGGCTGTTGAACCTGGTAGTCGTCCTCGCTATCGCCGCCGTCGCCTACACTGACTGGATCGTAGTAGCCAATATCTCCCTCGGATATCTCTACGTCCTTCCCATCGCCCTCAGTGCCCTCATCAACCCGCTTCCAGTCACAATCGCACTCGCGATCCTCGGCAGCATCTTGCAGGAGCTCTTTGGTCCCGCCGGCGACAGCCCCCACGTCAGAATCGTCCGCTTCATCGTCAGCCTTACCGGTTTTCTCATCGTCAGTTCCCTCGTCACCCTCATCGCGCACCAACGCGAACGCCTCGCCGCAGAGGTACGCCGCCAACGCGACGAGTACGAGCGCGATCTCACCCTCGCCGCCCAGGTCCAGCGCCGAGTCCTGCCCAGGCCTCCCACCGTCCCCGGGCTCGAACTCGCTGCCGCCATGCAGACCGCGCGCCTGCTCGGTGGCGACTACTACGACTTCTTCACCATCTCCGACGAGATCGTCGATGTCGTCATCGCCGACGTCTCCGGCAAAGGCGCCGCAGCATCTCTCCTCATGCCCTCCCTCGCCGTAGCTCTGCACCTTCGCGCCCGCGAGCTCAGCGGCCCCGCAGCCATCCTCAAGGATCTCGACGAAGTCCTCAAACAGATCACCAACCCCGCCACTTTCGTCACTATGTTCTACGCCCGCCTCAACCCCTCGCTCCGCACCCTCGAGTACGCCAGCGGCGGGCACAACCCACCCCTGCTCCTGCGAACCAGCAAAGACGAATCGTTTCTCCTCGAAGAAGCCGGCCCCATCATGGGCATCCTGCCCGACGCCCAGTTCTCCAACACAATCATCCCCCTCGAACCCGGCGACATCCTCGCCCTCTACACCGACGGCGTCACCGAGCAGGAGAACGAACACGAAGAAGAGTACTCACTCGACCGTCTGACAAAACTCATCCTGAGCAAAAAATCAGAGCCAGCGACCGCGCTCGTAGCCGACATCACCGAAGCCGTCTCCACCTTCGCCGGAACCAAAGAACAGACCGATGACCTCACCCTCGTCATCGCCAAACTCCTCTAA